The following proteins are co-located in the Noviherbaspirillum sp. UKPF54 genome:
- a CDS encoding cytochrome c, with amino-acid sequence MACSEKAVIVQTKENKMKMHSVAAWVLMSVAGASAPIASAADKVDLGKREYESNCIACHGANGKGGAYVEFLKSTPPDLTQLAKKNGGVFPVERVYSIIDGRQPVKSHGTADMPIWGRDYQAKAAEYFVDVPYDPELFVRQRILALVDYLNRMQSK; translated from the coding sequence ATGGCATGTTCGGAAAAGGCCGTCATCGTTCAAACCAAGGAGAACAAGATGAAAATGCATTCGGTAGCAGCATGGGTGTTGATGTCCGTTGCCGGCGCAAGCGCTCCCATCGCGTCGGCGGCAGACAAGGTCGACCTCGGAAAGCGGGAGTACGAATCGAATTGCATAGCTTGTCATGGGGCCAACGGGAAAGGTGGTGCGTACGTCGAATTTCTCAAGAGCACCCCGCCGGACCTGACACAGCTGGCAAAGAAAAATGGTGGCGTGTTTCCTGTAGAACGCGTGTACTCGATCATCGACGGCCGTCAGCCAGTGAAGAGCCATGGTACGGCGGATATGCCCATCTGGGGACGCGATTACCAGGCAAAAGCCGCGGAATATTTCGTCGATGTGCCATATGATCCCGAGCTGTTCGTGCGCCAGCGGATTCTTGCCCTCGTCGATTATCTGAATCGGATGCAGTCGAAGTGA
- a CDS encoding alpha/beta hydrolase, with protein sequence MATAKTANGPAVGIETAASFNYYISARNIVNGEFGEDIGDVSFLRIPKGKIPTPEDRISQERWFVEVRDIADSIGDHVLGPAGNVLVFVHGYNNTPETIRDRHETLQEYLAIEGWDGIVVSYDWPCGDSTLNYLSDRSKAAETAHFLVDNGIRLIVEGQDKYKCQTNIHLLGQSTGAYVIMDAFANAQKIGDYYRKDWRVAQVAFIGADVAADSLDIDSDWCKPMFDRIMRLTNYSNGFDDVLAVSNAKRLGTSPRAGRVGLTANANPKAVNVDCSDYFARLDPDSQSVHIGTWNHSWHIGNRVWTRDFAMTLEARYDRKVLPTREERNGRLVLIDGTRPPFEAQWRKLTDPVLSELRSPSTAPEPYVPN encoded by the coding sequence ATGGCGACAGCGAAAACGGCCAACGGCCCTGCCGTGGGCATCGAAACGGCCGCTTCATTCAATTACTACATCAGTGCGCGAAACATCGTGAATGGGGAATTCGGCGAGGATATCGGTGACGTTTCGTTCCTGAGAATCCCAAAAGGAAAAATCCCGACGCCTGAAGACCGCATATCGCAAGAGCGATGGTTTGTGGAGGTGCGGGATATTGCGGACAGCATCGGCGACCATGTGCTAGGGCCGGCGGGCAATGTTCTTGTATTCGTTCATGGCTACAACAATACCCCTGAGACGATCCGAGATCGTCATGAGACGCTTCAAGAGTATCTTGCAATTGAGGGATGGGACGGCATCGTCGTCTCTTATGACTGGCCATGCGGGGATAGTACGCTGAATTATTTGAGTGATCGCAGTAAAGCCGCTGAGACTGCACACTTCCTCGTTGATAACGGGATACGCCTGATCGTCGAGGGCCAAGATAAATATAAGTGCCAAACAAACATTCACCTTTTAGGTCAATCGACTGGGGCGTACGTCATCATGGATGCGTTCGCCAATGCGCAAAAAATCGGTGACTATTACCGAAAGGATTGGAGGGTGGCGCAGGTCGCCTTTATTGGTGCAGATGTGGCAGCCGACAGTCTGGATATTGACAGTGACTGGTGTAAGCCTATGTTTGACAGGATCATGAGGCTCACCAATTACTCGAATGGCTTTGACGATGTGTTGGCCGTGTCGAATGCAAAGCGCCTCGGCACGTCGCCGCGAGCCGGGCGGGTGGGACTAACAGCCAATGCCAATCCGAAGGCGGTTAACGTCGATTGCAGTGACTACTTCGCGCGGTTGGACCCGGACTCTCAGTCCGTCCATATTGGCACTTGGAACCACAGCTGGCATATCGGGAATCGCGTTTGGACTCGCGATTTTGCGATGACGCTCGAGGCGCGTTATGACCGGAAGGTTCTGCCGACGAGAGAAGAACGAAACGGGCGTCTCGTTTTGATCGATGGCACGCGCCCACCGTTCGAGGCGCAGTGGAGAAAGCTTACGGATCCTGTCTTGAGTGAATTGCGGTCTCCAAGCACGGCACCTGAGCCATACGTTCCCAATTGA
- a CDS encoding IS3 family transposase (programmed frameshift) has translation MKKRFTDEQIIGFLKQADAGVSVKELCRQHGFSDASFYTWRAKFGGMTVPDAKRLRDLEAENAQLKKLLAESMLDAEALKVGVRPKALNPQAKREMVAAMREKTTISERRACLLVGLSRTVLHYQGKAQPENEQLQARMVELAGERRRFGYRRLHALLRREGIEANHKRIFRLYQGAGLAVKRRRKRHGVAVEREQLVLPSRPNEVWSMDFVSDALANGRRIKVLTIVDDFTKESVDLVAEHGISGHYVVRVLERAAQFRGLPSAIRTDQGPEFTGKALDQWAYQNGVQLKLIEPGKPTQNAYIESFNGRFRDECLNDHWFTSLAEARIRIAAWRRDYNEHRPHSALNYQTPAEFAASCRTNRLPKAGEQERI, from the exons GTGAAGAAGCGGTTTACCGACGAGCAGATTATTGGATTTCTGAAGCAGGCAGATGCCGGCGTATCGGTCAAAGAGCTGTGTCGACAGCATGGCTTTAGCGATGCATCGTTTTACACCTGGCGCGCCAAATTCGGCGGCATGACGGTGCCGGATGCGAAGCGGCTGCGGGACCTGGAAGCAGAGAATGCCCAGCTCAAGAAACTGTTGGCCGAATCAATGCTGGATGCAGAAGCTCTGAAAGTGG GCGTTAGGCCGAAAGCACTGAACCCACAGGCCAAGCGTGAGATGGTCGCAGCGATGCGGGAGAAGACTACGATTTCCGAGCGCCGCGCCTGTCTGCTTGTGGGGCTGTCACGCACTGTCTTGCACTACCAGGGCAAGGCACAACCCGAGAACGAGCAATTGCAGGCTCGCATGGTTGAACTGGCCGGCGAACGCCGCCGCTTTGGCTATCGTCGCCTGCATGCGCTGTTACGACGTGAAGGCATCGAGGCAAATCACAAACGGATCTTTCGTCTTTATCAGGGCGCTGGCCTGGCGGTAAAGCGCCGGCGCAAGCGGCATGGTGTAGCAGTCGAACGGGAGCAACTGGTACTGCCAAGCCGGCCCAATGAAGTATGGTCTATGGATTTCGTCAGCGATGCGCTGGCCAATGGCCGCAGGATCAAGGTGTTGACCATCGTGGACGACTTCACCAAGGAGTCGGTCGACTTGGTGGCTGAGCATGGCATTTCCGGTCACTACGTCGTTCGCGTGCTGGAGCGAGCAGCGCAGTTCCGTGGTTTGCCATCAGCAATCCGAACGGATCAGGGTCCGGAGTTCACCGGCAAGGCATTGGATCAGTGGGCGTATCAGAATGGCGTGCAACTCAAGCTGATTGAGCCGGGCAAGCCAACGCAGAACGCCTACATCGAGAGTTTCAATGGTCGCTTCAGAGATGAATGCCTGAACGACCACTGGTTCACCAGCCTGGCGGAAGCGCGCATTCGAATCGCGGCATGGCGGCGCGATTACAATGAGCATCGGCCGCATAGCGCATTGAACTACCAGACACCAGCCGAATTTGCTGCAAGCTGCCGGACAAACCGGCTGCCAAAGGCCGGCGAGCAGGAAAGAATTTGA